Proteins from one Oscillospiraceae bacterium genomic window:
- a CDS encoding carbon storage regulator: protein MLVLGVKEGDYIVIGEDVKIKVIKTGSLFRLGVEAPKGMRILRQRVYERE, encoded by the coding sequence ATGCTGGTATTGGGGGTGAAGGAAGGCGATTACATCGTCATAGGAGAGGACGTAAAGATCAAAGTCATCAAGACCGGCAGCTTGTTCCGACTGGGCGTAGAGGCGCCGAAAGGCATGCGGATCCTGCGGCAGCGCGTCTACGAGCGCGAG